In one Pseudomonas sp. MM211 genomic region, the following are encoded:
- the surE gene encoding 5'/3'-nucleotidase SurE, translating into MTLTTSWRLAGALTLALVATPASALNILLSNDDGYDHPNLRAVYEVLKERGHTVKISAPYREQSARGGAFFYGREISIGRDQNPAYPDSYYLTTWEDGRCESPACAGKDVRIEISGTPVMAVLLGLEKILPKPDLVIVGPNPGNNLGPLNNISGTFNAAATALQKGVSSIAVSVDLKEKDTARVAEIVARLVDTLERSRTPGSELLPPATGLNVNLPPVNAIQGIQLTRIGSKVPFDIVYTDDLAPLFKAQAGKAGISFAAATPPTEAQQEDEAVWLAKGYITISPFTGLPGETAQPTASKALLGLPLQTAKETRQP; encoded by the coding sequence ATGACGCTCACTACTTCTTGGCGCCTGGCGGGCGCCCTGACGCTGGCCTTAGTGGCCACGCCAGCCAGCGCGCTGAACATCCTGCTCAGCAATGACGATGGCTACGATCACCCCAACCTGAGAGCCGTGTACGAAGTGCTCAAGGAACGTGGGCATACGGTGAAAATCAGCGCGCCGTATCGGGAGCAAAGCGCCCGTGGCGGCGCTTTCTTCTATGGTCGCGAAATCAGTATCGGTCGCGACCAGAATCCGGCCTACCCCGACAGCTACTACCTGACCACCTGGGAAGACGGTCGCTGCGAAAGCCCAGCGTGTGCGGGCAAAGACGTACGCATCGAAATCAGCGGCACACCAGTGATGGCCGTTCTGCTGGGCCTGGAAAAGATCCTGCCGAAGCCCGATCTGGTCATCGTCGGCCCCAATCCGGGCAATAACCTCGGCCCCCTGAACAACATCTCGGGCACCTTCAACGCAGCGGCTACGGCACTACAGAAAGGCGTGTCGAGCATTGCCGTGAGTGTCGACCTCAAGGAGAAGGACACGGCCCGCGTCGCGGAAATCGTCGCCCGCCTGGTCGATACCCTGGAACGCAGCCGCACACCGGGCTCAGAGCTGCTGCCGCCAGCCACTGGCCTGAACGTCAACCTGCCACCCGTGAACGCCATCCAGGGCATCCAGCTGACCCGTATCGGCAGCAAGGTGCCCTTCGACATCGTTTATACCGACGACCTCGCGCCTCTGTTCAAAGCCCAGGCCGGCAAAGCCGGGATCAGTTTCGCGGCCGCAACGCCGCCTACCGAGGCTCAGCAAGAGGACGAAGCCGTGTGGTTGGCCAAGGGCTATATCACCATCAGCCCGTTTACCGGTTTGCCCGGCGAGACCGCACAACCAACTGCCTCGAAAGCGCTGCTCGGTCTACCTCTGCAAACTGCCAAGGAGACCCGGCAGCCATGA
- a CDS encoding LLM class flavin-dependent oxidoreductase, translated as MSETFRLGFLNRVYSPHFTPQVYQDALELFSVAEALGFDTGWVAQHHLGCESGRLPSPLPLLASAAQRTRRIGLATGIIVLPHEPALRLAEDAAVLDLLADGRLQLGLGAGFDPDSFNGFGQDIGRRHDEYDTRIEQLQRFTGGAQLNANGQTLNPPAHGLAQRTWEATSRVEQVALRGNGLIVAPNPNLPPSANTALIQRYRNAWNHAQQPSRVALVRAVFPGADAHDPASSLNRDIRAYIHGKQSIGSYNADAADDFAAALERLDILHGDSAGIVSRLSQGPNLGAGDQLVVQVQTRSTRLDEAIRHLELIAKEIAPALGWRPAVANRPTHKVALS; from the coding sequence ATGAGCGAAACCTTCCGCCTGGGCTTTCTGAATCGTGTCTACAGCCCGCACTTCACACCGCAGGTGTACCAGGACGCCCTGGAGTTGTTCAGCGTGGCCGAGGCGCTCGGTTTCGACACCGGCTGGGTCGCCCAGCACCATCTCGGCTGCGAGAGCGGCCGCCTGCCCTCGCCCTTGCCACTGTTGGCCTCAGCAGCTCAGCGAACGCGGCGCATCGGCCTGGCAACCGGCATCATCGTACTGCCTCACGAACCCGCGCTGCGCCTGGCGGAAGACGCTGCCGTGCTCGACCTGCTCGCCGACGGCCGCTTGCAGCTGGGCCTTGGTGCCGGTTTCGACCCGGACAGTTTCAACGGTTTCGGTCAGGACATCGGTCGCCGCCACGACGAATACGACACGCGCATCGAACAGCTGCAGCGTTTCACAGGCGGCGCGCAACTGAACGCCAACGGCCAGACCCTGAACCCGCCGGCTCACGGCCTGGCACAGCGAACCTGGGAAGCCACCTCCCGTGTCGAGCAGGTAGCCCTACGGGGTAACGGTTTGATCGTGGCGCCCAACCCCAACCTGCCTCCGTCCGCCAATACAGCCTTGATCCAGCGGTACCGCAATGCCTGGAACCACGCCCAGCAACCCTCACGGGTAGCCCTGGTGCGTGCCGTGTTCCCCGGCGCCGATGCCCATGATCCGGCTTCCAGCCTGAACCGGGACATTCGCGCCTATATCCACGGTAAGCAGAGTATCGGCTCCTACAACGCAGACGCCGCCGACGATTTCGCTGCCGCACTGGAGCGCCTGGATATCCTGCATGGCGACAGCGCCGGGATCGTCAGCCGGCTTTCACAGGGCCCGAATCTGGGCGCGGGCGATCAGTTGGTCGTGCAGGTGCAAACCCGCTCGACGCGCCTCGACGAAGCGATTCGCCACCTCGAGTTGATCGCCAAGGAGATCGCCCCAGCACTGGGCTGGAGACCTGCCGTTGCCAACCGCCCCACTCACAAGGTCGCTCTTTCATGA
- a CDS encoding LLM class flavin-dependent oxidoreductase, with the protein MTQPARPQRPFKLGFLTHAFGRDPRQAYRDLIEQFEVAEALGFDGGWIAQHHLSGGFGQLPSPLVLLSAVAARTRLIELGTAVIVLPLEDTLRLAEDAAVLDQLSEGRVQLGLGSGGANLGVFEAFDRDPDRRQDDFQNGVQRLQEILSGTPLTGSASLQPPGEALGNRLWHSHGSPQGAAHAAQQGNGLLLGTATHDPLTVQKPLADAYLNAWQHTNRSPRIGVVRAVFPAADRQSAQAELAADIELHVPRLIREGLMDEAANLEQHLQLLNVHHGHPEEIIRSLRNDPSLLPYADYFIAVVQSESSTQAQVLRRLETIARDIAPALGWTPANAGHATARDRLPLQ; encoded by the coding sequence ATGACCCAGCCTGCTCGCCCGCAACGCCCCTTCAAACTCGGCTTTCTCACCCACGCCTTCGGCCGCGATCCGCGTCAGGCGTATCGCGACCTGATCGAACAGTTCGAGGTGGCCGAAGCCCTTGGTTTCGATGGCGGCTGGATCGCCCAGCACCACCTTAGCGGTGGTTTCGGGCAATTGCCTTCACCATTGGTATTGCTGTCGGCGGTAGCTGCACGCACCCGCCTTATCGAGCTGGGTACCGCAGTGATCGTCCTGCCATTGGAAGACACCCTGCGCCTGGCCGAAGACGCCGCCGTTCTCGACCAGTTGAGTGAAGGCCGCGTACAGCTGGGCCTCGGCAGCGGCGGCGCAAATCTGGGCGTATTCGAAGCGTTCGATCGTGATCCGGATCGTCGCCAGGATGATTTCCAAAACGGCGTACAACGGTTGCAAGAGATCCTCTCGGGAACACCGCTCACCGGCAGCGCCAGCTTGCAGCCGCCTGGCGAGGCGCTGGGTAACCGGCTCTGGCATTCACACGGCAGCCCACAAGGCGCGGCGCATGCTGCGCAGCAAGGCAACGGGTTGCTGCTCGGAACCGCCACCCACGATCCGCTGACCGTGCAGAAACCATTGGCCGATGCCTATCTGAACGCCTGGCAACACACCAACCGTTCGCCTCGCATCGGCGTGGTTCGCGCGGTATTCCCAGCGGCCGACCGGCAGAGTGCCCAGGCCGAGCTGGCAGCCGATATCGAATTGCATGTACCAAGGCTGATTCGTGAAGGGCTGATGGATGAGGCTGCGAACCTCGAGCAGCACCTGCAACTGCTCAACGTTCACCACGGCCATCCGGAGGAGATCATCCGCAGCCTGCGCAATGATCCATCCTTGCTACCCTATGCCGACTATTTCATTGCGGTCGTACAATCGGAAAGCTCGACCCAGGCACAGGTTCTTCGCCGCCTGGAAACCATCGCCCGGGATATCGCCCCCGCGCTTGGCTGGACGCCCGCCAATGCCGGACACGCTACCGCTCGGGATCGCTTGCCGCTGCAGTGA
- a CDS encoding LLM class flavin-dependent oxidoreductase, which translates to MSLSISWKLPAIPNAASGVGAWIQVAQAAEYAGLDGLFIPSGPGYPESFTVAAALCAHTSRLKLTTSLSTEVMLPAALAAAAQSLQSISHGRLQLHLPDSDQNSVRRTFGELLNRDQRNERIGEYLHILSHLLKPDSEPLDFSGRYFQLENAGLARRDITPPPLLLDDTLSPQLIASHAGQCLLQADHPQRLAANLQRLRDAAGQQSRSLGFATRLGLIVRDDAEQAWREAAAWLERQSASPLAIAGYGDARVVGLASNAVRRFELYPNIWQPVAGLPPLLVGSIDQVVARLEELHAVGIGHVLLESWPSVQEILRLGEQVLPRLRAKGIEIGEFTAC; encoded by the coding sequence ATGAGCCTTTCGATCAGTTGGAAACTCCCGGCAATACCCAACGCAGCCAGCGGCGTCGGTGCCTGGATTCAGGTCGCCCAAGCCGCCGAATATGCCGGCCTCGATGGCCTTTTCATCCCCAGCGGGCCCGGATACCCGGAGAGTTTCACCGTGGCGGCGGCGCTCTGCGCGCACACCTCGCGGCTGAAGCTGACCACCAGCCTGTCGACCGAAGTGATGTTGCCTGCCGCACTAGCGGCAGCCGCCCAGAGCCTGCAGTCGATCAGCCATGGTCGCCTGCAGCTGCATCTGCCTGACAGCGATCAGAACAGCGTTCGGCGAACCTTCGGTGAACTGCTCAATCGCGATCAGCGCAACGAGCGCATCGGCGAGTACCTGCATATCCTCAGCCACCTGCTGAAGCCAGACAGTGAGCCGCTGGATTTCTCCGGGCGCTACTTTCAACTGGAAAATGCCGGTCTGGCCCGTCGTGACATCACGCCTCCTCCACTGCTGCTGGATGACACCCTGAGCCCCCAGCTGATCGCCAGCCATGCTGGCCAATGCCTGCTGCAGGCCGATCATCCGCAGCGCCTGGCAGCCAATCTGCAGCGACTGCGTGACGCCGCCGGTCAACAGTCGCGGTCGCTGGGCTTCGCGACCCGACTGGGACTGATCGTGCGTGACGACGCCGAGCAAGCCTGGCGGGAGGCAGCGGCCTGGCTAGAGCGACAGTCGGCCAGCCCGCTGGCTATCGCCGGCTACGGTGACGCCCGGGTGGTCGGCCTGGCTAGCAACGCGGTAAGGCGCTTCGAGCTTTACCCAAACATCTGGCAGCCGGTTGCGGGCCTGCCACCGCTGCTGGTCGGCAGCATCGATCAGGTAGTCGCCAGGCTCGAAGAGCTGCATGCCGTGGGTATCGGTCATGTGCTGCTGGAATCCTGGCCATCGGTGCAGGAGATATTGCGCCTGGGCGAGCAGGTGCTGCCGCGCCTGAGAGCCAAGGGCATCGAGATTGGAGAATTCACTGCGTGCTGA
- a CDS encoding LLM class flavin-dependent oxidoreductase produces the protein MLSHNPAVEVNWFLPTNGDGRHLTSSGLPRAALFQQGDRAPTLDYLRQIVRAAQLSAFDAIMIPTASGFEDPWLIASVLAQEVQNLRFLLTVRPGAELPAYTLHKAATLQRICGDRLALHIVTGSSRFEQRALGDFLEHDERYARTEEFLQLFQALWAGEGRHHQGSHYRTGPLELETPEGPLPALYFGGASAAAQRVAACQAHVYLMWGEPPAMIQERIGQMRAQASNVGRELRFGLRMHIFTAPSSEQAWAKVEGLLKEIPRNAIEQAQQQFDTYESVGQSRQNELHRGRQLGARELEVSPNLWAGVGLVRGGAGTALVGSYDEVVERLEEYRKLGVSSFTLSGYPHLEEALHLGSELLPRLKRLPGWQAAPIKL, from the coding sequence GTGCTGAGCCATAACCCCGCTGTCGAAGTGAACTGGTTTCTGCCCACCAATGGTGATGGCCGCCACCTGACCAGCAGCGGCTTGCCGCGTGCCGCACTGTTCCAGCAGGGCGACCGTGCACCAACCCTGGACTACCTAAGGCAGATCGTTCGCGCAGCGCAACTGAGCGCCTTCGACGCGATCATGATTCCCACCGCCAGTGGTTTCGAGGATCCGTGGCTGATCGCCTCGGTGCTCGCCCAGGAAGTCCAGAATCTGCGCTTCCTGCTGACCGTGCGGCCCGGGGCTGAGCTGCCCGCCTATACCCTGCACAAGGCCGCGACCCTGCAGCGGATCTGCGGCGACCGCCTGGCCTTGCACATCGTCACCGGTTCCAGTCGCTTCGAACAACGCGCTCTGGGCGACTTTCTCGAGCATGACGAGCGCTATGCGCGTACCGAGGAATTTCTCCAGCTGTTTCAGGCACTCTGGGCTGGTGAGGGACGCCACCATCAAGGTAGCCATTACCGAACCGGCCCCCTGGAACTGGAAACACCTGAAGGCCCACTGCCGGCGCTCTACTTCGGTGGTGCCTCCGCCGCGGCGCAGCGCGTGGCCGCCTGCCAGGCCCATGTCTACTTGATGTGGGGCGAACCGCCGGCCATGATCCAAGAACGCATCGGGCAGATGCGGGCGCAGGCGAGCAACGTCGGCCGCGAGCTGCGCTTTGGCCTGCGCATGCACATATTCACTGCTCCCAGCAGCGAACAGGCCTGGGCGAAGGTCGAGGGGCTGCTCAAGGAAATCCCCAGAAACGCCATCGAGCAGGCGCAGCAGCAGTTCGACACCTACGAGTCGGTGGGCCAGTCACGGCAGAACGAGCTGCACCGAGGCCGCCAGCTCGGCGCTCGGGAACTGGAAGTCTCGCCCAATCTCTGGGCGGGCGTCGGTCTGGTTAGGGGCGGCGCAGGCACTGCACTGGTCGGCAGTTACGATGAGGTAGTGGAACGACTCGAGGAGTATCGCAAGCTGGGCGTCAGCAGCTTCACCCTCTCCGGCTACCCGCACCTGGAAGAAGCCCTGCACCTGGGCAGTGAGTTGCTACCGCGCCTGAAGCGCCTACCCGGCTGGCAAGCGGCACCCATAAAGCTCTGA